Proteins from a genomic interval of Lelliottia amnigena:
- the hutG gene encoding formimidoylglutamase: MNFWRPTPSEIWQGRDDRAEASNALRIFQTLRQAEHFIPVSSGIALLGFASDEGVKRNHGRPGAAHAPDVLRKALANMASHHGHDRLVDMGTITVEADQLEPAQQALSDGVKSCQHAGMRTLVFGGGHETAWAHGRGVLDAFPDERVVIINLDAHLDLRKVERATSGTPFRQLAQYCEAQQREFQYACFGVSRAANTQALWDEAVRLNVTLVDDLHFRRDALSTLDAVLAQADRVYLTLDLDVLPAGEMPAVSAPAALGIPAMDLMPVIEQICRSGKLQAADLVEFNPSYDRDGQGARLAARLAWQIAHWWA, translated from the coding sequence ATGAATTTTTGGCGACCAACGCCCTCTGAAATCTGGCAAGGGCGAGACGATCGCGCCGAGGCCAGCAACGCCCTGCGTATTTTCCAGACGCTACGCCAGGCTGAACATTTTATTCCGGTAAGTTCAGGTATTGCATTGCTCGGTTTTGCCAGCGATGAGGGGGTGAAGCGCAATCATGGCAGACCTGGCGCGGCGCACGCACCCGACGTGCTGCGCAAGGCCCTAGCGAATATGGCCAGCCATCACGGGCACGATCGGCTGGTGGATATGGGGACGATCACCGTTGAAGCAGACCAGCTTGAACCCGCGCAGCAAGCGCTCAGCGACGGGGTGAAATCCTGTCAGCACGCGGGGATGCGCACGCTGGTATTCGGCGGCGGGCATGAAACCGCCTGGGCGCACGGGCGCGGCGTGCTGGATGCGTTTCCTGATGAACGCGTCGTTATCATTAATCTGGATGCGCATCTCGATTTGCGCAAAGTCGAAAGGGCGACTTCCGGCACGCCGTTCCGCCAGCTTGCGCAGTATTGCGAAGCGCAGCAGCGTGAATTTCAGTACGCGTGCTTTGGCGTCAGCCGCGCGGCGAATACCCAGGCGCTGTGGGATGAAGCGGTTCGCCTGAACGTCACGCTGGTGGACGATCTGCATTTTCGCCGCGATGCGTTATCCACACTGGACGCCGTTTTAGCGCAGGCGGATCGCGTGTATCTCACCCTCGATCTGGACGTCCTGCCCGCGGGTGAAATGCCCGCAGTCTCGGCTCCGGCAGCGCTTGGTATTCCGGCCATGGATCTTATGCCGGTGATTGAGCAGATCTGTCGTAGCGGAAAGCTGCAGGCCGCTGATTTAGTCGAGTTTAATCCGTCGTACGATCGCGATGGTCAGGGTGCACGATTGGCTGCGCGTTTGGCCTGGCAAATTGCTCACTGGTGGGCATAA